Proteins from a single region of Paenibacillus sp. BIHB 4019:
- a CDS encoding S-layer homology domain-containing protein — MKKLRSTLSTLMVMSMLLVMLPTHVVFAAASRTAVPPVDAAASAVLVEGENGVFVNNAGDATDHAYSGTGFGVLDGGNASKITYTVSAATAGQYKLAFNYIAGPVNGWNNDRSINVYVNGEKSTVTFPGTSSWDDWQYFNTDAELKPGTNSIAIETNGAGNGICIDYFYYWMDGAPTTITSVQFSSQSLSVSVGGKQTAEVQATYDNGVTNALTSGIVYSSENESVAKVDANTGEIIGVAEGTTIVTAQYSTLQTTIEVVVSAEITMPTKAHPNAVVYQAEDASLSGGARFDKGHTGYTGTGFVGGYDNSSTATTTFTIHVPTDGEYFVALRYSAGEVGGWPNDRTVGLSVNGGANSNVSFKGTDSTWNTWDEKIIKVPLHTGENTVSFKCLTNNDNSDAINLDKLSVWAYSANPTIDTIMFESNNYTVSENSTIQTIILQVDSNGVQFPNHQAITYSSSNSAVAAIDATGVITGEKVGEATITAESGGHSTTVTVTVKANPTVTVDFDSEEREADPSMFGYILTPNYDVPDSRLTLLGPLLSRETIPAQNFQAIGDLDGSYYPYESSILQRSLESYKRVAPLGHKWYFLLGMNPSWATGSGGPIDTFENKPIKTELQQERFKQYVKDVLQYYKDNRVTPDFADLTNEYWTGTEETFKGNWEAVREVFSEYIPIVGPGAVGFDGIPDFYIPYVSDNNLSLEGPSWHAYWTSDTYAPLSVMQNWKDKVAAYQSQYPEANGKYIIWEENNAGSKASDDWTRSMANVIRTGITQNIKGTMEAGNANGMSDLLTTNVNEENPAARREIWWVYYMFSQMSGKYVSVSTDYTEDFTAAASKDKEESKVIFVKNNTSGSVNLDMSNQPYSGQPIQVDLYKITSSETNGLEYQYSITPQSKEDLYITINDVAANESWMAVIKKLDAPPSFFFPITPDDGEVAITLPTLTWSTSQGAESYTVSVSANQDMTNPVIEQSGITGTSYTVESPLSIGQKYYWSATAENEKGSTAVSYDTKYAFIVGEHADVPGQFGPYMPSVGAPNESITPEFTWSSAYHATSYRVVVSKNENLSNPVINQSGITNVRGTGMFGPNSQGYYQPETGLDYDTTYYWAVFAANASGERPMNGPVHTFTTKAPGNSPTSFNLTEPANGAEDVSTRAVFSWQPSKNAFFYKFEVSPNADMSNPVIVRDRMIYNRYTTEPNVLLPNMAYYWRVTAYTKDLVYSSEATSGVISFKTEAVPSSPLLYAERENRGKVELRFQPSIGAASYKIKYGTKSGQYDRTISNVTGSPYEVAGLPNGTYYFAVVAENASGESSIWNERSVTLTSSNAEAVTGVTLNKSAMNLTVGTVGNLTATVLPANAANKQVTWISSNTSVATVDSSGKVTAITPGTATVTVKTAVGGKTAQAAVTVTSDSGSGNGNNNGGTGTGNGNNGNSTDNNGGNNNGTEPGSSVFTDLSGYAWAEEAIRALAQHGIIKGTSETTFEPGQGVTRAEFVTLIVRALKLKATVTDNFDDVSKDAYYYEALGIAKQLGMTLGSGANEFQPNHKISRQDMMVLVSRALKIAGIETRNGNESDLNGYSDKGNIASYAAEAVAALVSEGIVKGSGSGKINPQGSTTRAEAAVILYRVLTTFNRL, encoded by the coding sequence ATGAAAAAATTAAGATCAACCTTATCTACACTTATGGTCATGTCGATGCTTCTTGTGATGCTGCCAACCCATGTGGTATTTGCGGCAGCTTCAAGAACAGCAGTACCGCCTGTTGATGCAGCAGCAAGTGCAGTACTCGTAGAAGGTGAGAATGGCGTATTTGTGAATAATGCAGGTGACGCTACAGATCATGCATACTCTGGTACTGGTTTCGGAGTGCTCGATGGTGGAAATGCATCTAAAATAACGTACACGGTATCGGCAGCAACCGCAGGTCAGTATAAACTTGCTTTCAACTATATCGCTGGACCAGTCAACGGTTGGAACAATGACCGATCTATCAATGTTTACGTCAATGGCGAGAAATCAACGGTTACCTTCCCCGGGACTAGCTCATGGGACGACTGGCAATACTTTAATACGGATGCAGAGCTGAAGCCCGGAACAAATTCAATTGCCATTGAAACGAACGGTGCAGGAAATGGGATATGTATCGACTATTTTTATTACTGGATGGATGGAGCTCCAACAACAATAACTTCAGTCCAATTTTCCAGCCAGTCCCTTTCGGTTAGTGTAGGCGGGAAGCAGACTGCTGAAGTACAAGCAACTTATGATAATGGAGTTACCAATGCGTTAACTTCGGGTATTGTTTACTCATCTGAAAATGAAAGCGTAGCCAAAGTGGACGCGAATACTGGCGAGATAATTGGAGTGGCTGAAGGGACAACGATTGTAACGGCCCAATACAGTACTTTACAGACAACAATTGAGGTTGTTGTATCCGCAGAAATAACCATGCCTACGAAAGCTCACCCTAATGCTGTTGTTTATCAAGCTGAAGATGCCAGCCTGTCAGGTGGAGCGCGATTTGATAAAGGGCATACGGGCTATACTGGTACCGGATTTGTAGGGGGATACGATAATAGCAGCACGGCAACGACGACATTTACGATTCATGTTCCCACAGACGGAGAGTATTTTGTTGCGCTAAGATACAGCGCGGGAGAAGTTGGCGGATGGCCAAATGATCGAACGGTAGGGCTTTCCGTGAACGGAGGCGCAAATTCCAATGTGAGTTTCAAAGGGACAGATTCCACTTGGAACACATGGGATGAAAAGATTATAAAGGTTCCTTTGCATACTGGTGAAAACACGGTCTCTTTCAAATGCCTTACAAATAATGACAATTCCGATGCGATTAATCTTGACAAATTGTCTGTATGGGCATATAGCGCAAATCCTACGATTGATACCATTATGTTCGAATCCAATAATTATACGGTAAGTGAAAATAGCACGATCCAAACCATTATTTTGCAGGTGGATTCTAACGGCGTACAGTTCCCTAATCATCAAGCAATTACTTACAGTTCTTCAAATTCCGCAGTGGCAGCAATCGATGCTACTGGTGTTATTACGGGTGAAAAAGTCGGGGAAGCAACGATTACAGCTGAAAGCGGTGGCCATTCTACTACTGTAACCGTAACCGTTAAAGCCAATCCTACCGTAACCGTTGATTTTGACTCAGAGGAACGGGAAGCCGATCCAAGTATGTTCGGTTATATTCTTACTCCGAATTATGATGTGCCTGACAGCAGATTAACATTGCTTGGCCCACTACTTAGCAGGGAAACGATCCCAGCGCAGAACTTCCAAGCCATTGGTGATTTGGACGGATCCTATTATCCCTATGAAAGCAGCATTCTTCAGAGAAGTTTAGAATCATATAAACGCGTAGCACCGCTGGGACACAAGTGGTATTTCCTACTTGGCATGAATCCATCATGGGCAACTGGCAGTGGTGGTCCAATTGATACTTTTGAGAATAAACCGATTAAGACAGAGCTTCAGCAAGAACGCTTTAAGCAATATGTAAAAGATGTCCTTCAATACTACAAAGACAACAGAGTTACTCCTGATTTTGCCGACCTGACCAATGAATACTGGACGGGAACGGAAGAAACATTCAAAGGAAATTGGGAAGCCGTCAGAGAGGTATTTTCAGAGTATATTCCTATTGTTGGTCCAGGAGCGGTAGGTTTTGATGGCATTCCTGATTTCTATATTCCTTACGTGAGCGATAATAATCTGAGTTTAGAAGGGCCTTCCTGGCATGCTTACTGGACAAGTGACACATATGCCCCTCTTAGTGTCATGCAGAACTGGAAAGATAAAGTGGCGGCGTACCAATCTCAATATCCTGAAGCGAACGGCAAATATATTATTTGGGAAGAAAATAATGCAGGTTCCAAGGCATCTGATGATTGGACAAGAAGTATGGCTAATGTCATTCGCACAGGAATTACGCAAAATATTAAAGGCACAATGGAAGCAGGCAACGCCAACGGGATGAGTGATTTGCTTACGACTAATGTCAATGAGGAAAATCCTGCGGCAAGAAGAGAAATATGGTGGGTTTACTATATGTTCTCTCAAATGTCGGGGAAATACGTAAGCGTTTCCACGGACTATACAGAAGATTTCACGGCTGCTGCCAGCAAAGATAAAGAGGAATCAAAAGTTATTTTCGTTAAAAACAATACATCAGGTTCAGTAAATCTAGACATGAGTAACCAGCCGTATAGCGGTCAGCCTATCCAAGTGGATTTATATAAAATTACCTCCTCAGAAACGAACGGCTTAGAGTATCAATACAGCATTACACCCCAGTCCAAAGAGGATTTGTATATAACAATCAATGATGTTGCCGCAAACGAGTCCTGGATGGCTGTAATTAAGAAACTAGATGCTCCACCAAGCTTCTTCTTCCCTATAACACCGGATGATGGTGAAGTGGCGATCACCCTTCCTACTCTGACATGGTCGACTTCACAGGGAGCAGAGAGCTATACGGTCTCCGTATCGGCAAACCAAGATATGACGAATCCGGTTATTGAGCAATCTGGAATTACGGGAACAAGTTACACGGTGGAATCGCCTCTAAGCATTGGTCAAAAGTACTACTGGAGTGCTACAGCCGAGAATGAGAAAGGAAGTACAGCTGTCTCCTATGACACGAAGTATGCCTTCATTGTTGGTGAACATGCAGATGTACCGGGTCAGTTTGGTCCATATATGCCATCCGTAGGCGCGCCAAATGAATCGATTACACCTGAATTCACCTGGTCCTCGGCGTACCATGCAACATCTTACCGGGTGGTTGTTTCAAAGAATGAGAATTTATCCAATCCTGTCATTAATCAATCGGGGATTACGAATGTGCGAGGCACCGGGATGTTCGGTCCAAATTCACAAGGTTACTATCAGCCTGAAACGGGATTGGATTACGATACGACCTACTATTGGGCCGTTTTTGCTGCCAATGCTAGCGGAGAGCGTCCAATGAACGGTCCTGTTCACACCTTTACAACAAAAGCACCTGGAAACTCTCCAACTAGCTTTAATTTGACAGAGCCGGCAAACGGTGCGGAGGACGTGTCCACGCGCGCGGTATTCTCGTGGCAGCCATCGAAAAATGCGTTCTTCTATAAGTTTGAAGTATCGCCAAATGCGGATATGTCTAATCCCGTTATCGTAAGAGACCGGATGATCTATAACAGGTATACGACGGAGCCGAATGTGTTGCTTCCAAACATGGCTTATTATTGGAGAGTAACGGCGTATACAAAGGATCTAGTGTACTCCTCAGAAGCAACGAGTGGTGTTATTTCCTTTAAAACGGAAGCAGTGCCAAGCTCCCCACTATTGTATGCGGAAAGGGAGAATAGAGGGAAAGTAGAGCTTCGTTTCCAACCTTCTATTGGAGCTGCTTCATATAAGATTAAGTACGGAACAAAATCAGGACAATATGACAGAACCATCTCTAACGTAACGGGAAGCCCATACGAAGTAGCAGGATTGCCAAATGGAACCTATTATTTTGCAGTGGTTGCAGAGAACGCAAGTGGCGAGAGCTCGATTTGGAATGAGCGAAGCGTAACGTTAACAAGCTCAAATGCAGAAGCAGTAACTGGTGTGACATTGAATAAGAGCGCAATGAATCTGACAGTAGGGACTGTTGGAAATCTTACCGCAACCGTGCTGCCAGCAAATGCTGCCAACAAGCAAGTAACATGGATATCAAGCAATACAAGTGTTGCAACGGTAGATAGTAGCGGGAAAGTAACGGCCATTACACCGGGAACAGCTACCGTAACGGTGAAAACAGCAGTTGGAGGTAAAACGGCACAAGCCGCTGTAACCGTGACAAGCGATAGTGGAAGCGGTAATGGCAATAACAATGGTGGAACAGGTACAGGCAATGGGAACAACGGGAATAGCACTGATAATAATGGCGGAAACAACAATGGGACCGAACCGGGCTCCTCTGTATTTACCGATCTGAGCGGCTATGCTTGGGCAGAGGAAGCGATTCGAGCATTGGCACAACACGGAATCATTAAGGGGACCTCCGAGACAACGTTTGAGCCAGGACAAGGCGTGACGAGAGCTGAGTTCGTTACACTGATAGTTCGCGCTTTAAAATTAAAGGCAACCGTAACGGACAACTTTGATGACGTGTCAAAAGATGCGTATTACTATGAGGCTTTGGGCATTGCCAAACAACTAGGGATGACGCTTGGATCCGGGGCAAATGAGTTCCAGCCAAACCACAAGATCTCCAGGCAAGATATGATGGTACTCGTTTCGCGTGCTTTAAAAATTGCAGGCATAGAGACGAGAAATGGAAATGAGTCTGATTTGAATGGATACTCCGATAAGGGGAATATCGCATCCTATGCGGCAGAAGCAGTAGCAGCATTGGTAAGCGAGGGAATCGTCAAGGGAAGTGGAAGCGGGAAAATTAATCCGCAAGGCAGCACAACAAGAGCGGAAGCGGCAGTTATTCTTTATCGTGTTTTAACGACGTTTAATCGACTCTAA
- a CDS encoding carbohydrate ABC transporter permease: MKSTGQATLTLPAKPKANRTPRSRRWLVPVLSMVIVAFFLFPVYWLIITSLKTEAEIFQTHPSWFPEHIQFDSYLDQLSGSSYDLFKGFRNSGIIASGALCISTLLAIPASYGLARFRFPGRYLFLLLFLVTQMLPASLLLTPLFILFKHMGLLGASYWSTILANATAGIPFSIVTLRTYFVTLPKELEESAKIDGCNIFTTFYRIMLPIAIPGVVVAMVFSFLFAWGDLAYGMTFISKESMRPITAGIYTFLGFQSTSWNNTMAFGTVSILPVVLIFLFVQRYIVSGLTNGAVKG, encoded by the coding sequence GTGAAGAGCACCGGCCAAGCAACCTTAACTCTGCCAGCGAAGCCTAAAGCAAATAGAACACCAAGGTCGAGGAGATGGCTGGTGCCTGTCCTCAGTATGGTAATCGTTGCTTTTTTCCTGTTCCCAGTCTACTGGCTAATCATAACTTCACTCAAAACAGAAGCTGAAATTTTCCAGACACACCCTAGTTGGTTTCCAGAACATATTCAATTTGATTCTTATTTAGATCAATTGTCTGGATCCTCTTATGATCTGTTTAAAGGATTTAGAAACAGTGGGATAATTGCTAGTGGTGCACTCTGTATTTCTACTCTACTAGCTATTCCTGCTTCATATGGACTTGCCCGATTTAGATTCCCAGGAAGGTATTTATTCTTGCTCCTGTTTCTGGTTACGCAGATGCTACCGGCCTCGCTGCTATTAACGCCATTGTTTATCCTATTCAAGCATATGGGACTTTTAGGAGCAAGCTATTGGAGCACCATATTGGCCAATGCAACCGCAGGTATTCCTTTCTCGATCGTGACTCTACGCACCTATTTTGTAACTTTGCCTAAAGAGCTTGAAGAGTCGGCTAAAATTGACGGGTGTAATATTTTCACAACCTTCTATCGTATTATGCTTCCTATTGCGATACCTGGCGTAGTTGTGGCAATGGTATTCTCCTTCTTGTTTGCATGGGGAGATCTGGCTTACGGCATGACATTTATTAGTAAGGAAAGCATGCGGCCGATTACGGCTGGCATCTATACCTTCTTAGGATTCCAGAGCACTTCTTGGAACAACACTATGGCATTTGGTACAGTCAGCATCTTACCTGTAGTGCTTATCTTCCTTTTTGTACAAAGGTATATTGTAAGTGGATTGACCAATGGTGCAGTAAAAGGATAG
- a CDS encoding sugar ABC transporter permease: MAMSKERIAGYLFVLPALIYMLFFVGYPIIDNVRLSFIDVNVMNIASGDQPFVGWDNYREVFQEGILGKSLINTLIYTLGSIIIQFIIGLGLALLFSLPFRLAPRLRGLVMISWLLPATITAMMFKFMFSSDGIANALLMQLHVINHPIDWLVNSVTAMIVLILANSWIGIPFNMILLTTGLTTIPRDIYESAAIDGANVFQRFYKITLPLLKAAIMSLLVLGFIYTFKVFELVLITTHGGPVNATQMMSTYAYKLSFDEFKYSQGAAVSNVMFLVLLIVGILYLRIVNKEERS, encoded by the coding sequence ATGGCAATGTCCAAAGAACGAATAGCGGGATATCTATTCGTACTCCCCGCCCTAATCTATATGTTGTTTTTTGTTGGCTATCCAATCATTGATAATGTTCGCTTGAGTTTTATTGATGTCAACGTAATGAATATCGCATCAGGCGACCAACCTTTCGTTGGATGGGATAATTATCGTGAAGTATTTCAAGAAGGTATTCTTGGCAAATCATTAATAAATACATTGATCTACACATTAGGCAGTATTATCATTCAATTTATTATCGGATTGGGACTGGCTTTGTTATTCTCGCTTCCCTTCCGGTTGGCGCCGCGTTTAAGAGGACTTGTTATGATAAGCTGGTTGCTGCCAGCTACGATTACAGCAATGATGTTTAAGTTCATGTTTAGCTCAGATGGTATAGCTAATGCACTTTTGATGCAATTGCACGTTATCAATCATCCGATTGATTGGCTTGTTAATTCAGTCACAGCGATGATTGTTCTTATATTGGCAAACAGTTGGATTGGTATTCCCTTCAACATGATCTTGCTGACAACGGGTCTTACGACAATTCCTCGCGATATCTATGAAAGTGCTGCCATTGATGGAGCTAACGTTTTCCAGAGATTTTACAAAATTACACTACCACTGCTCAAGGCTGCAATCATGTCGTTGCTTGTATTAGGTTTCATCTATACGTTTAAGGTTTTCGAATTGGTTCTTATTACGACCCACGGTGGACCAGTAAATGCAACACAAATGATGTCGACGTATGCCTACAAGCTTTCATTCGACGAATTTAAATATAGTCAAGGTGCAGCAGTATCCAATGTTATGTTCTTGGTCCTTCTTATCGTTGGCATTCTTTATCTTCGAATTGTAAATAAGGAGGAACGTTCGTGA
- a CDS encoding ABC transporter substrate-binding protein — MRKKTFGAMGLTMVLATSVLLGGCGNNNEITSNTSNQQATPSAAASGEKSSAETKKMTLWFYFEGKERFDKIKTLTDGFNKEHPEVVIDPVYVPFADFKKRLSIGLASSDLPDLVIIDNPDTAAYSAMGLFADITDRLADWSDKDQFFPGPWSSTVYDGKQYGIPLGSNNLALFYNEKLLADAGVTPPQTWDELKVAAKTLTKGDVTGFGISAPANEEGTFQFLPWLLSAGASFNNVNTPEGKNAYSFLADLVKDGSMSKEVINWTQSDLMKKFATGKVAMMINGPWQLPELKTTAPDLKFGLALVPKDKEFASVLGGENLGVVKGDNEAEAIEFIKYVASPEVMKPFDESFGYFPPRKDVAADPYWSENEQLKVFTENMNYAQPRGPHPKWPEISNALSEALNESLTLHGSIDEITQKVQEKIDKILGK, encoded by the coding sequence GTGAGAAAGAAGACGTTCGGAGCAATGGGTCTTACAATGGTTCTTGCAACATCGGTTCTGCTTGGCGGGTGCGGCAACAACAATGAAATAACTAGTAACACAAGCAATCAACAAGCTACGCCTTCGGCAGCGGCTTCAGGCGAGAAATCGTCTGCCGAAACGAAAAAGATGACTTTGTGGTTCTATTTCGAAGGTAAAGAACGTTTTGATAAAATTAAAACGCTTACAGATGGTTTTAATAAGGAACATCCTGAAGTTGTCATTGATCCTGTATATGTTCCATTTGCAGATTTCAAAAAACGGCTGTCTATTGGATTGGCATCTTCTGATCTTCCAGACTTGGTGATTATTGATAACCCTGATACGGCAGCATATTCTGCAATGGGATTATTTGCGGATATCACAGATCGACTTGCAGATTGGTCGGACAAGGATCAATTCTTCCCGGGTCCTTGGAGCTCGACGGTTTATGATGGCAAACAATACGGCATTCCGCTTGGAAGCAATAACCTTGCACTGTTTTATAATGAGAAGCTGTTGGCAGATGCAGGTGTCACGCCTCCTCAAACATGGGACGAACTCAAGGTGGCTGCGAAAACCCTTACTAAGGGCGATGTAACCGGATTTGGGATTAGTGCACCAGCCAATGAAGAGGGTACATTCCAATTTCTCCCGTGGTTGTTGTCAGCAGGTGCAAGCTTTAATAATGTTAATACTCCTGAAGGCAAAAATGCTTATAGCTTTTTGGCTGACCTTGTTAAAGATGGATCTATGAGTAAAGAAGTCATTAACTGGACGCAATCCGATCTGATGAAGAAGTTTGCAACAGGTAAAGTTGCGATGATGATTAATGGTCCTTGGCAGTTGCCCGAATTAAAGACTACAGCTCCTGATTTGAAATTTGGACTTGCATTGGTTCCAAAAGATAAGGAGTTCGCATCCGTATTAGGTGGAGAAAATCTTGGCGTTGTTAAAGGTGACAACGAGGCAGAGGCAATTGAATTCATCAAATACGTAGCTTCACCAGAAGTAATGAAGCCGTTCGATGAAAGCTTTGGCTACTTCCCGCCCCGTAAAGATGTCGCTGCAGATCCATATTGGTCGGAGAACGAGCAGCTCAAAGTGTTTACGGAAAATATGAACTATGCTCAGCCGCGTGGTCCTCATCCTAAATGGCCGGAAATCTCCAATGCACTGTCGGAAGCGTTGAACGAATCGTTGACGCTGCATGGATCCATTGATGAGATTACTCAGAAGGTTCAAGAGAAGATCGATAAGATTTTAGGGAAATAA
- a CDS encoding response regulator translates to MKIIVVEDEANSREGIVRLIEKISPTYKIVAEAENGQEGYECIDRMRPDLVITDIKMPVMSGIEMLDKLKVKGHTHKTIVLTGFSEFEYAKKALQLGVVDYLEKPITASDIRSSLLKIEQELLDQQLLGLPNLPLVDQAEYLIVKTLTHDDVDPYLVCRYLERTISINPNRSFQIIQWYAGSSFLEVSAEIKSTLKEKLSLWNTASWLLFVNAPDQSVNLLIEQNDLLIEQLLASIKMESQVTISMVQIGHLIDLRDGYRKLRHNRKWSIIDTDIAVYSENEIERLKRKPFHYPEQLDNRIKSAITDSNRELLQQVFRDWNHYCYSALYHPQQIIDATVRFISTLLSLLAAEYGDEVAFKRQNEWLDRIQSVQMKSEFIHALLSIEDQTAALFKKDKVYSLSVNKALQLIHGRYMEGITLDEIASLLRITPEYLSTLFNKEVGKSYSTYMKEMRINLAKQLLIHSEMKVFEIAQQIGYPDAKYFSRVFRDSMGISPVEYQRINKK, encoded by the coding sequence ATGAAGATCATTGTGGTAGAAGATGAAGCTAACTCGAGGGAAGGCATTGTTCGCCTGATTGAAAAAATAAGTCCGACCTATAAAATCGTTGCAGAAGCCGAAAATGGGCAAGAAGGATACGAATGTATAGATCGTATGCGACCGGATCTGGTCATTACGGATATTAAAATGCCCGTCATGTCGGGTATCGAGATGCTCGATAAACTAAAGGTGAAGGGGCATACGCATAAAACCATTGTTCTGACCGGGTTCTCAGAGTTTGAATATGCCAAAAAGGCATTGCAATTAGGTGTCGTCGATTATTTGGAAAAACCGATCACAGCCAGTGATATTAGATCTTCATTATTGAAAATCGAGCAAGAGCTACTCGATCAACAATTGCTGGGACTGCCTAATCTCCCCTTAGTTGATCAAGCGGAATATTTAATTGTTAAAACTCTTACGCATGACGATGTGGATCCCTATCTTGTATGCCGATATTTGGAGCGAACCATCTCGATTAATCCTAATCGTTCTTTTCAAATCATTCAATGGTATGCCGGTTCTAGCTTTCTGGAGGTTTCTGCAGAAATTAAGAGCACATTGAAAGAGAAGCTGTCCCTTTGGAATACAGCAAGCTGGCTTTTGTTTGTTAACGCCCCAGATCAATCCGTTAATTTGTTAATTGAACAAAATGACTTATTAATAGAACAATTACTTGCTTCGATCAAGATGGAATCGCAAGTCACTATCAGCATGGTACAGATTGGGCACCTAATTGATCTGCGAGACGGTTATAGAAAGTTACGGCACAATCGAAAATGGTCAATCATAGATACCGATATCGCGGTTTATAGTGAAAACGAGATTGAAAGACTGAAAAGAAAGCCTTTTCATTATCCCGAGCAGTTGGATAATCGGATCAAATCGGCCATCACCGATTCTAATCGTGAGTTGCTGCAGCAAGTTTTCAGGGATTGGAATCATTATTGTTACTCCGCTCTATATCATCCACAGCAAATCATTGATGCGACTGTTCGGTTTATTTCTACTTTGTTGAGCCTACTCGCTGCTGAATACGGTGATGAGGTTGCTTTTAAAAGGCAGAATGAATGGCTTGATAGGATACAGAGCGTACAGATGAAATCGGAATTTATTCATGCACTTTTGTCCATAGAAGATCAAACAGCAGCTCTCTTTAAAAAAGATAAGGTGTACAGTTTAAGTGTGAATAAAGCGTTGCAGCTCATTCATGGCCGATACATGGAAGGAATTACATTAGATGAGATTGCTTCGCTGCTTCGAATAACACCTGAGTATTTAAGTACGCTTTTCAACAAGGAAGTTGGGAAAAGTTACTCCACATACATGAAAGAAATGCGAATCAATCTGGCGAAACAATTGCTGATCCATTCAGAGATGAAGGTATTCGAGATTGCGCAACAAATCGGTTATCCGGATGCTAAGTATTTCTCTCGTGTATTTAGGGATAGTATGGGGATTTCTCCTGTCGAATATCAGCGAATAAATAAGAAATAA